The following proteins are co-located in the Vigna unguiculata cultivar IT97K-499-35 chromosome 9, ASM411807v1, whole genome shotgun sequence genome:
- the LOC114163308 gene encoding peptidyl-prolyl cis-trans isomerase FKBP18, chloroplastic-like isoform X2, translating into MPLSVSGSRRSTAILISSLPFTFLLLSPPAEARRNKKTIPQEEYLTTPDGLKYYDLIEGKGPVAEKGKIVQVHFDCLYRGITAVSSRESKLLAGNRIIAQPYEFRVGAPPGKERKREFVDNPNGLFSAQAAPKPPPAMYTIVEGMRVGGKRTVIVPPENGYGQKGMNEIPPGATFELNVELLQVVAT; encoded by the exons ATGCCACTCTCAGTTTCTGGTTCCAGAAGATCCACGGCGATTCTCATTTCATCGTTGCCGTTCACCTTCCTTCTGCTCTCTCCGCCGGCGGAGGCCAGACGCAACAAGAAGACAATTCCCCAAGAGGAATACCTCACTACTC CTGATGGATTGAAATACTATGATTTGATTGAGGGCAAAGGTCCAGTAgctgaaaaaggaaaaatcGTTCAG GTTCACTTTGATTGCTTATATCGCGGGATCACTGCTGTATCCAGTCGCGAATCTAAACTCCTAGCGGGAAATCGTATCATTGCTCAG CCATACGAATTCAGGGTGGGAGCTCCTCCCggaaaggaaagaaaacgtGAATTTGTTGATAATCCAAATGGTTTATTCTCTGCTCAAGCAGCACCCAAACCCCCACCTGCCATGTATACAATAGTGGAGGGAATGCGAGTTGGTGGAAAG CGAACTGTTATTGTTCCTCCTGAAAATGGTTATGGACAAAAGGGAATGAACGAGATTCCG CCTGGAGCTACATTTGAACTAAATGTTGAGCTTCTGCAAGTTGTAGCTACGTGA
- the LOC114163308 gene encoding peptidyl-prolyl cis-trans isomerase FKBP18, chloroplastic-like isoform X1, translating to MASRSALASTRIPTNTSFLSKASHSFPTQCTSKRIRSTKIAMPLSVSGSRRSTAILISSLPFTFLLLSPPAEARRNKKTIPQEEYLTTPDGLKYYDLIEGKGPVAEKGKIVQVHFDCLYRGITAVSSRESKLLAGNRIIAQPYEFRVGAPPGKERKREFVDNPNGLFSAQAAPKPPPAMYTIVEGMRVGGKRTVIVPPENGYGQKGMNEIPPGATFELNVELLQVVAT from the exons ATGGCCTCTCGTTCTGCTCTAGCTTCCACAAGGATCCCCACAAACACCAGCTTCCTATCCAAGGCTTCTCATTCTTTCCCAACCCAATGCACCTCAAAG CGAATCAGGTCAACGAAAATCGCCATGCCACTCTCAGTTTCTGGTTCCAGAAGATCCACGGCGATTCTCATTTCATCGTTGCCGTTCACCTTCCTTCTGCTCTCTCCGCCGGCGGAGGCCAGACGCAACAAGAAGACAATTCCCCAAGAGGAATACCTCACTACTC CTGATGGATTGAAATACTATGATTTGATTGAGGGCAAAGGTCCAGTAgctgaaaaaggaaaaatcGTTCAG GTTCACTTTGATTGCTTATATCGCGGGATCACTGCTGTATCCAGTCGCGAATCTAAACTCCTAGCGGGAAATCGTATCATTGCTCAG CCATACGAATTCAGGGTGGGAGCTCCTCCCggaaaggaaagaaaacgtGAATTTGTTGATAATCCAAATGGTTTATTCTCTGCTCAAGCAGCACCCAAACCCCCACCTGCCATGTATACAATAGTGGAGGGAATGCGAGTTGGTGGAAAG CGAACTGTTATTGTTCCTCCTGAAAATGGTTATGGACAAAAGGGAATGAACGAGATTCCG CCTGGAGCTACATTTGAACTAAATGTTGAGCTTCTGCAAGTTGTAGCTACGTGA